Proteins from a single region of Fusobacterium sp. JB019:
- the fusA gene encoding elongation factor G: MKNYTTDKIRNVSFLGHRGSGKTSLVESLLLRANVISNLGNIDKGNTISDYDDEEKLRKFSINTSAISLDYDGHIYNILDTPGYFDFSGECLSALTVAAGAVVVLDASAGIEVGTEKAWRLLEERKIPRILFINKMDKGAINYKDILINLKEKFGKKIAPFSIPLGEGEKFNGFIDVVEDKCRINVGNHCEDRPLVEHEDFESIKNLLLEAVAETSEEAMEKYFNGEEFTIEEIHEGLRKGVINGDLVPVLVGSATNMIGIHTLFEMIFDYMPTPAEANDGLVHGINPETKEDITRKVSQEEPFSAFVFKTIVDPFIGKISLFKVNTGTATKDMEVLNATQNKKEKLNNLYFVRGVKQRDTDKVVAGDIAATTKLQDVKTGDTLCDKNNPIIYENIRFPKPCLYMNVIPVKKSDDEKISTSLQKLVEEDPTLEVIRNAETKELLLGGQGKKHLEVVLSKLYNKFQVQAELTIPKIAYRETIRKEASVQGKHKKQSGGAGQYGEVYIKFEPLYTGEYEFVDHIKGGVVPKQYLPAVEKGLHEASKKGPLAGYPVINYKATIYDGSYHPVDSNEISFKQAAILAFRKAMEDAAPVLLEPIVKMEIIIPEEYTGDVMGDMNKRRGKILGIDPLKYGDQKISVEVPHKEVLGYATDLKAISQGRGSFEFHFIKYQNMPEDVAKKVIEEA; the protein is encoded by the coding sequence ATGAAGAATTATACTACAGATAAAATAAGAAACGTAAGCTTTTTGGGACATAGGGGTTCTGGTAAAACATCTTTGGTTGAATCATTGTTATTGAGAGCAAATGTAATCAGTAATTTAGGAAATATTGATAAAGGAAATACAATTTCAGATTATGATGATGAAGAAAAATTGAGAAAATTTTCAATAAATACATCAGCTATATCTTTAGATTATGATGGTCATATTTATAATATTTTAGATACTCCTGGATATTTTGATTTTTCAGGGGAATGTTTGTCAGCGTTGACAGTTGCAGCAGGAGCAGTTGTAGTTTTAGACGCCAGTGCAGGTATAGAAGTAGGAACAGAAAAAGCTTGGAGATTATTAGAAGAGAGAAAAATTCCAAGAATATTATTTATAAATAAAATGGATAAGGGAGCAATAAATTATAAAGATATATTAATAAATTTAAAAGAAAAGTTTGGGAAAAAGATTGCGCCATTCTCAATTCCTTTAGGTGAAGGAGAGAAATTTAATGGATTTATCGATGTGGTAGAGGATAAATGCAGAATAAACGTAGGAAATCATTGTGAGGATAGACCATTAGTAGAACATGAAGATTTTGAAAGCATTAAGAATTTACTTTTAGAAGCAGTAGCAGAAACAAGTGAAGAAGCTATGGAAAAATATTTCAATGGAGAGGAATTTACAATTGAAGAAATTCATGAAGGGCTTAGAAAAGGAGTTATTAATGGAGATTTAGTACCAGTATTAGTTGGATCAGCAACTAATATGATAGGGATTCATACTCTATTTGAAATGATATTTGATTATATGCCAACACCAGCAGAAGCAAATGATGGATTAGTACATGGTATAAATCCAGAAACTAAAGAAGATATTACAAGAAAAGTAAGTCAAGAAGAACCTTTTTCAGCCTTTGTATTTAAAACTATAGTGGATCCTTTTATTGGTAAAATTTCTTTATTTAAAGTAAATACAGGAACAGCAACAAAAGATATGGAAGTTTTAAATGCTACTCAAAATAAGAAGGAAAAATTAAATAATCTTTATTTTGTAAGAGGAGTAAAACAAAGAGATACAGATAAAGTTGTTGCAGGAGATATAGCAGCGACAACAAAATTACAAGACGTAAAAACAGGGGATACTTTATGTGATAAAAATAATCCTATTATTTATGAAAATATAAGATTTCCAAAACCATGCTTATATATGAATGTGATACCTGTTAAAAAATCAGATGATGAAAAAATAAGTACAAGTTTACAAAAGTTAGTAGAAGAAGATCCAACTCTTGAAGTTATTAGAAATGCTGAAACAAAAGAACTTTTATTAGGGGGGCAAGGGAAAAAACATTTAGAAGTTGTATTAAGCAAATTATATAATAAATTCCAAGTACAAGCAGAACTAACAATTCCAAAAATAGCTTACAGAGAGACTATTAGAAAGGAAGCTTCTGTTCAAGGAAAGCATAAAAAGCAATCTGGAGGAGCAGGACAATATGGAGAAGTGTATATAAAGTTTGAACCTCTTTATACAGGAGAATATGAATTTGTAGATCATATTAAGGGAGGAGTGGTTCCTAAGCAATATTTACCAGCTGTGGAAAAAGGATTACATGAGGCGTCTAAAAAGGGTCCTTTAGCAGGTTATCCAGTGATAAATTATAAAGCTACTATTTATGATGGATCTTATCATCCTGTAGATTCTAATGAGATTTCTTTTAAACAAGCTGCCATATTAGCTTTTAGAAAAGCTATGGAAGATGCAGCTCCTGTATTATTGGAACCTATTGTGAAAATGGAAATAATTATTCCAGAAGAATATACTGGAGATGTTATGGGAGATATGAATAAAAGAAGAGGGAAAATATTGGGAATAGATCCTTTAAAGTACGGAGATCAAAAAATATCTGTAGAAGTTCCTCATAAAGAAGTTTTAGGATATGCAACAGATTTAAAGGCTATTTCTCAAGGTAGAGGAAGTTTTGAATTTCATTTTATAAAGTATCAAAATATGCCAGAAGACGTAGCTAAAAAAGTTATAGAAGAAGCATAG
- a CDS encoding alpha/beta hydrolase, with protein sequence MDNIKGIIQIIHGMSECKERYKDFINFYKQKGYIVFIEEHKYHGKKFANNLGAFNYDFNILIKDQIDFSYKLKKKYPDIPIYILGHSMGSFIAQEHMKTCSSIIKGYILAGSSYKPFFLWKFAKYFSLILDKFYKNKKADLIHKIIFLGYDSKFKKDNLKNSWLTRNIDSIKNYNKNNLTGFPYSSSFYKEFFFFLDQLYIKESCENISKNKPILIISGSLDPVGYFEKNVVSLYNYYLKQNFKNLTLKFFPNCRHELHNEINNIEIFNWILNWMKKADY encoded by the coding sequence ATGGATAATATCAAGGGAATTATACAAATAATACATGGAATGAGTGAGTGTAAAGAAAGGTATAAAGATTTTATAAATTTTTATAAACAAAAAGGTTATATTGTTTTCATTGAGGAACATAAATATCACGGTAAAAAATTTGCTAATAATTTAGGGGCTTTTAATTATGATTTTAATATTCTAATTAAAGATCAAATTGATTTTTCATATAAATTGAAGAAAAAATATCCTGATATACCTATTTATATTTTAGGACATAGCATGGGATCTTTTATAGCTCAAGAACATATGAAAACTTGTTCTTCTATAATAAAAGGTTATATATTAGCTGGATCTTCTTATAAACCTTTTTTTCTTTGGAAATTTGCTAAATATTTTTCTTTAATTTTAGATAAATTTTATAAAAATAAAAAAGCTGATTTAATACATAAAATTATATTTTTAGGTTATGATTCTAAATTTAAAAAAGATAATCTTAAGAATAGTTGGCTTACTAGAAATATTGATTCAATAAAAAATTATAACAAAAATAATTTAACTGGTTTTCCTTATTCTAGTAGTTTTTACAAAGAGTTTTTCTTTTTTTTAGATCAACTTTATATAAAAGAATCTTGTGAAAATATTTCAAAAAATAAACCAATACTTATTATTAGTGGTTCTTTAGATCCTGTTGGTTATTTTGAAAAAAATGTAGTTTCCTTATATAATTATTATTTAAAACAAAATTTTAAAAATTTAACTTTAAAATTTTTTCCAAACTGTAGGCATGAATTACATAACGAAATTAATAATATCGAAATTTTTAATTGGATATTAAATTGGATGAAAAAAGCTGATTATTAA
- a CDS encoding histidine phosphatase family protein, translating to MILYFVRHGQTIWNKKGIFQGIKDSPLTELGREQAEKLKEKLNSIEFTHFYSSPLGRAKETLAILTKDRINPQVDTIPNFREINLGDMEGVPKEYFQKIHPNQFYNFWNDGKHYDPTDFHGETFQNVYERAQKGLQELIKKHNSKDTLLIVSHGILLEAIFTFIKKEGIEYFGEKNVPKNTSFTIVEYCKNEFKILDFSNISHLK from the coding sequence ATGATATTATATTTTGTTAGACATGGACAAACAATTTGGAATAAAAAAGGAATTTTCCAAGGTATTAAAGATTCTCCTCTTACAGAACTTGGAAGAGAACAGGCTGAAAAGCTTAAAGAAAAACTTAACTCTATTGAATTTACACATTTTTATTCATCACCATTAGGAAGAGCTAAAGAAACATTAGCTATTTTAACTAAAGATAGAATCAATCCTCAAGTAGATACTATCCCAAATTTTAGAGAAATAAATTTAGGAGATATGGAAGGAGTTCCTAAAGAATATTTCCAAAAAATTCATCCTAATCAGTTCTATAATTTTTGGAACGATGGTAAACATTATGATCCTACAGATTTTCACGGTGAAACTTTTCAAAATGTTTACGAAAGAGCGCAAAAAGGTCTTCAAGAATTAATTAAAAAACATAATTCTAAAGACACATTACTTATTGTTTCTCACGGAATCTTACTTGAAGCTATTTTTACTTTCATTAAAAAAGAAGGCATTGAATACTTTGGTGAAAAAAATGTTCCAAAAAATACTAGTTTCACTATTGTAGAATATTGTAAAAATGAATTTAAAATATTGGATTTTTCTAATATTTCACATTTAAAGTAA